In Citrus sinensis cultivar Valencia sweet orange chromosome 3, DVS_A1.0, whole genome shotgun sequence, the sequence atttatgCGTGCTCCACTGCCAGCCGACAGGCAATTATAACACGCCATTCAGAccaagaaaacaagagaagaacaaataaaaacagaaaataataaagcagATCTCCTTCATATTACTGCAGTTTTGGCAGGGTCtgctttcaatatttaaaCCTAGAAATTTTGGTAGCCTTCATCTTCCAAGTTAAGCCGAACtccaataaaaattgaatctttGTGCTGAAAGAATTGCAAAGGCTCTAACACCTCTGATTCTCAGCAATGCCAAAGCCGTATTAGAGATTTTTGTATTACTTTACCACTGGAACTACACATAACACATATTTACACAAAAACACTGGCTGACGACtttgaattgttttatttacaggTGAAGTTAACACTAGAATGAAAAATTGGTAACGTTAAGTCTAAAGTAAATGGGATCTTTTCATTAGTTCTTGTGAAGAATAGGCAGCATTTATATGCTGTAGATGCAATGCAGTCAGAAGTCCTTGCCACGTCTCTACAGGTGCACTGCCAACTTGAAACTCAAGAAGTTTTTTCTGCTTCTGGTAATAATCTTCCAGTGGCTTGCTCTGTGAAAGACAGtacataaaaattcaattgaatttgCTAAAACTCAGAAAGGTGCACAATATACAATATTTTCGGCAAATTGTCATAATAACTTAGATAAACAGGCCGTGACAAACAGGAAGAAACAAGGCACACAGACAGtcaattcaacaaatttttcttctccaaacttttctgttgttttcttACTATCTAAGCTATAAATATGTTTTCCTTCCAGATTAAAAAACACGTATACAGGATATCTGCAATTGAATTCATAAATCAAGAAGCTAATAAGGAATGCAACATCAAAATCATAAAGCCAAGAAATTGTGGATTGATGACTACCAGCTCAGCGTATGCTTCAAGTTTTTCCTTCAAGGAACCTCCTGCAATAGTCAATAGAAAGTGCACGGCCGTAAAAGGAAAGGCATCAAGGAGGAGTTGCTCATATCTTAATATTCTAGGAAAAGGGGGAAAAGATAATACCTCGATTTGTCACAATGAAATTGTCTGCACATTTGAAGTTTACAACCAAATCAATCTCAGCAAGTTGGTCAAGAATCTCCTATAGTAGATACAAGATATGAAAAGAAAGACGAGACTTAACATAAGCACCAAGCAGTCCTTGAAGCATAATCATCAAGATTACAAGAAAAAGTATGCATTTGACTATCTGTGATCTTTAAATTTGACAACTACACAACATTTTCAATCACTGATGtgtgtgcatttatttttaaaagccaGCCAAAATTTAGTAAAGGACTCACAGCTTGGATCCGGGAACGAGGTAATCCATCCAGAATAAAACCAATCTCACCTCTGTAATAACCATCTTCCAACCTCTTTGACAACAGCCCAAATATTATATCCTCCGAAACAACTTCCCCTCTATTCACTGCATTTGCAATCTGAATTACATTTTTAGGCACAAATAATTATAAGCGAGTGCACTGCTTATTAGTTAcataaaaagaattagaaaTTATAGATAAGCTAAGGAAAGAATTCGGGAGTGAGTGATTGTGTTGGAAAGCATCACTTTTgcggaaaaataaaatgtgttaAAGCATTCAAAAGCGCCATTGcaaatgtaaatataaaaataaaagcaattgTGTTTCTGTGGATTGTGCGAAAAAGGTACCTGTTTGTGTAGAGAAGAGCGAAGACTGAGGTCCTGGCGGACGAGACTGGACATAGAAATGCGAGGAACTTCTAGAAGCTTCGACGGCATTTCAGCGTACACGTGCTTCTTGGCGCGTGGGCTTCCAATGAAAGCCCACTGCactcctcttcttctttcccGGCCCTCCGTGTCAGGTAATGTAACGGAGCGGAGCGAGTCGCGGTGCTGGTCCGAGTCCGACTCGGCTTGGTAATAACTGTAGTAATTATCAGGATCGAAAAGCGGCTCAGCTGCTGCGACGGAGCCGTAGAATCGGCTCGTAGTGAGCTGGAAAAGCCGATATGATAGAGGCGCAGCCGTCACTGCGATGGCTCGGAAGCAGCTCAGTGGCGTCATAGCAGTGCCAAGTGTTCATTTGAGACCTTGAGACCAACtttaaacaagtaaattgACAGTGGTAAGCGTATCTAATTTCAATTGGTGAGTGCCTGTCAGATTAGCTGCCACGTCATGATGATCTCGTATAGTTTTAATCGAaatgcatatatttttaatcaacaCAATTTAAGGTAAAGATaggtattttttattttttattttaaatatgatcCGAAATAACATGTCATTGTTTGAGTAATTGACAATTTTCATaagattcaaataaattaatgtattatctcactaattaattaatgaatgtcacattatttaagataattttttaaaataaaaaatttaaaaaatgtagcaatactcataatttaaatattattttaaaatatcaaaaatcaCGTGTTGATTGTTGAACATCAAATTTGGGTTCATTTGAATCAAATCCACAATGCTAGGCAAGAGTATACTCATGTTTGGCTAAACACCTTAAATCAAAAGGCAAAGCTAACTCATGGCAAAATTTCATGACAAGCCAAGCTAAGTTTTCCATAAATAATATCTAAAAGATGACAATTATGAGATTAACTCCGGAGCCCCAATGTAATAAtacaaaagaaactaaaatctAATCAGATACCCCTCTCAAGCATTGCCCTAACCCTCATTGGAAGGCCATA encodes:
- the LOC102630046 gene encoding probable adenylate kinase 7, mitochondrial isoform X1: MTPLSCFRAIAVTAAPLSYRLFQLTTSRFYGSVAAAEPLFDPDNYYSYYQAESDSDQHRDSLRSVTLPDTEGRERRRGVQWAFIGSPRAKKHVYAEMPSKLLEVPRISMSSLVRQDLSLRSSLHKQIANAVNRGEVVSEDIIFGLLSKRLEDGYYRGEIGFILDGLPRSRIQAEILDQLAEIDLVVNFKCADNFIVTNRGGSLKEKLEAYAELSKPLEDYYQKQKKLLEFQVGSAPVETWQGLLTALHLQHINAAYSSQELMKRSHLL
- the LOC102630046 gene encoding probable adenylate kinase 7, mitochondrial isoform X2, which codes for MTPLSCFRAIAVTAAPLSYRLFQLTTSRFYGSVAAAEPLFDPDNYYSYYQAESDSDQHRDSLRSVTLPDTEGRERRRGVQWAFIGSPRAKKHVYAEMPSKLLEVPRISMSSLVRQDLSLRSSLHKQIANAVNRGEVVSEDIIFGLLSKRLEDGYYRDNFIVTNRGGSLKEKLEAYAELSKPLEDYYQKQKKLLEFQVGSAPVETWQGLLTALHLQHINAAYSSQELMKRSHLL